One window from the genome of Dermacentor silvarum isolate Dsil-2018 chromosome 5, BIME_Dsil_1.4, whole genome shotgun sequence encodes:
- the LOC119454132 gene encoding uncharacterized protein LOC119454132, with amino-acid sequence MQPKPKKSWGDAAVWKRAVAVDIAATRPLKKRTSTSLFVGADEDSVRQDGPSPSFSYPGTTELQCFDLPEQAEMHATTEPISKHQATQVDVHSSISVLERRKLRRKERDLKGQIQRLRQTVDKYKEELKQLKEDCNLTAFVKVLEAAQEKHVGACILVDQVTNFSKVRPTYSEVTVRNCIVLRNLSAKAYEFIRSKNLLKLPSRATLQRFLGVTTGEVGFTSLVKERLKAELENLNTQPQQAKVCSLVVDEMRIRQRLQYNKQRDTFVGEVDLGQDFGTPTKGEPVLANSLLCFVLTGLSVRIRIPVGYFFTKNCTGQQLFTLMKYVLKEVETAGFLVARIVTDNHKINVLALELLCNGKLEHSIKHPEDPARRLFVAFDQCHLIKNIRSQFLARDIGKNGEVTSSHVKSLYKMQQGSVIKPVRFLTRKHVYPSNIEAMNVHRAVQVLSPEVTAALKLLQEQAGHTCDITFAEAGPTIEFMDTMHRWFILMDVSNCTQHIHKNMPDSKQYESAADERLVWLTSSFLQYLEDLKRECQPKQFLTKETYHALVLTTKSNVECIRYLLEVASFKFVLTRKFSSDPVESFFGWLRRSAGSNDQTDAQAVLSGVEKALKTGIISVSKTSNVVDASSHASDGLKAASKPKEEQASQFPVEAKKLLEDLLRSPASLLPTVDTAALAMVGGYVARVVQEKIACSTCISVVTKPASSSPIDSLIRHQDRVPIHLSSAV; translated from the exons ATGCAACCGAAGCCGAAGAAATCTTGGGGCGATGCGGCTGTGTGGAAACGGGCGGTCGCTGTTGACATCGCTGCTACACGGCCTCTCAAGAAACGGACATCAACCAGCCTTTTTGTTGGAGCTGACGAAGACTCGGTACGCCAGGACGGACCTTCCCCAAGTTTTAGCTATCCAGGTACCACAGAACTTCAGTGTTTCGACCTTCCAGAGCAAGCTGAGATGCATGCTACTACTGAACCTATCTCGAAACACCAAGCCACTCAAgtagatgttcacagcagcatttCGGTTTTGGAACGCCGGAAATTGCGACGTAAGGAGCGCGATTTAAAGGGACAGATACAGCGGCTGCGACAAACTGTCGATAAATACAAAGAAGAACTCAAGCAACTAAAAGAAGATTGCAATTTGACTGCTTTTGTCAAAGTACTTGAAGCAGCACAAGAAAAACATGTAGGAGCCTGCATCCTTGTTGACCAGGTGACTAACTTCTCCAAAGTCAGGCCTACATACTCTGAAGTTACAGTTCGTAACTGCATTGTCTTACGAAATTTATCAGCAAAAGCTTATGAATTCATAAGAAGTAAGAATCTCCTGAAGCTTCCAAGCCGAGCGACCTTGCAGAGGTTTCTGGGAGTGACGACTGGTGAAGTGGGATTCACAAGTCTTGTGAAAGAGCGCCTCAAAGCAGAACTGGAAAATCTGAACACGCAGCCACAGCAAGCAAAAGTGTGCTCACTCGTTGTTGACGAAATGAGGATACGACAACGCCTCCAATACAACAAGCAAAGAGACACCTTTGTTGGAGAAGTTGACTTGGGTCAGGATTTTGGAACTCCAACGAAAGGTGAACCAGTCCTGGCAAATTCATTGTTGTGCTTTGTTTTGACGGGACTCTCTGTGCGCATTCGAATACCTGTGGGGTATTTTTTCACAAAGAACTGCACTGGCCAGCAGCTGTTCACACTGATGAAATATGTTCTAAAGGAAGTGGAGACAGCCGGATTCTTGGTAGCACGCATAGTCACAGACAACCATAAAATTAATGTCCTCGCTTTGGAGCTGCTTTGCAATGGGAAACTAGAGCATTCTATAAAGCATCCTGAAGATCCTGCCCGAAGGCTGTTCGTTGCCTTTGACCAGTGCCACCTTATAAAGAATATCAGGTCGCAGTTCTTGGCCCGAGACATCGGCAAAAATGGTGAAGTTACATCCTCTCATGTGAAAAGCCTATACAAGATGCAACAGGGGAGCGTCATCAAACCTGTGCGATTCCTTACGAGGAAGCATGTTTATCCGTCCAATATTGAAGCAATGAATGTGCACAGAGCTGTTCAGGTTCTGTCACCAGAAGTGACAGCAGCGTTGAAGCTGTTGCAGGAGCAAGCTGGACACACATGTGACATCACCTTTGCTGAAGCAGGTCCAACAATCGAGTTCATGGACACAATGCACCGGTGGTTCATATTGATGGACGTGAGTAACTGTACGCAACACATACACAAAAACATGCCAGACAGCAAGCAGTACGAGTCTGCTGCTGATGAGCGCCTTGTGTGGCTCACCTCATCCTTCTTGCAATATCTTGAAGATTTGAAACGTGAATGCCAACCGAAGCAGTTCCTAACTAAGGAAACTTATCACGCACTTGTGTTAACAACTAAATCCAATGTTGAATGCATTAGATACCTGCTAGAGGTAGCCTCCTTCAAATTTGTGCTCACAAGGAAATTCTCATCTGACCCTGTTGAGTCCTTTTTTGGATGGTTAAGAAGGTCAGCAGGTAGCAATGACCAGACTGATGCTCAGGCTGTTTTGTCTGGTGTCGAAAAGGCCTTGAAAACTGGAATAATTTCTGTTTCAAAAACCAGTAATGTAGTGGATGCATCAAGCCATGCCTCAGATGGACTTAAAGCTGCAAGCAAGCCGAAAGAAGAGCAAGCTAGTCAGTTTCCAGTCGAAGCTAAGAAACTTCTTGAAGACCTTCTAAGAAGTCCTGCAAGCTTGCTTCCGACTGTGGACACTGCAGCACTTGCTATGGTTGGAGGCTATGTGGCTCGTGTCGTACAAGAGAAGATTGCTTGTAGCACCTGCATTTCAGTTGTCACAAAGCCAGCATCCTCATCCCCAATTGACAGTCTGATCAGGCATCAAGACAGAG TCCCCATCCACCTGAGCAGCGCGGTTTga